From Micromonospora echinospora, one genomic window encodes:
- the serC gene encoding phosphoserine transaminase: MADVSTIRIPDEIKPADGRFGCGPSKVRPAAVSALADVATSYLGTSHRQKTVRDQVARLRRGLAEFFSLPEGYEVVIGNGGTTAFWEVATFGLVRDRTQFASFGEFGAKFAKSVKDAPFLGEPTVRKSEPGSAPSLVAEAGVDVYATPHNETSTGVAVPIARVDGADPGSLLLVDATSGAGGLDVNVGETDVYYFAPQKCFGSDGGLWIALMSPAALERATEIKASGRYVPAFLDLVTAIDNSRLEQTYNTPALATIFLAAEQTDWMNAQGGLSWAAKRTAESAATVYGWAERSAVATPFVTDPALRSNVVATIDFADGVDASAIAKALRANGVVDTEPYRKLGRNQLRVALFPAVEPADVEALTASIDYVVERL; this comes from the coding sequence GTGGCTGATGTTTCGACCATCCGGATTCCCGACGAGATCAAGCCCGCCGACGGCCGGTTCGGCTGCGGGCCGTCCAAGGTCCGTCCGGCGGCCGTGTCCGCGCTCGCCGACGTCGCGACCAGCTACCTCGGCACCTCGCACCGGCAGAAGACCGTCCGGGACCAGGTCGCCCGGCTGCGTCGTGGTCTCGCCGAGTTCTTCTCCCTCCCCGAGGGGTACGAGGTCGTGATCGGCAACGGCGGCACCACCGCGTTCTGGGAGGTCGCCACCTTCGGTCTGGTCCGCGACCGGACGCAGTTCGCCAGCTTCGGTGAGTTCGGGGCGAAGTTCGCCAAGTCGGTCAAGGACGCGCCGTTCCTCGGTGAGCCGACCGTCCGCAAGTCCGAGCCGGGCAGCGCGCCCTCGCTGGTCGCCGAGGCCGGGGTCGACGTCTACGCCACCCCGCACAACGAGACCTCGACCGGTGTGGCGGTGCCGATCGCCCGGGTGGACGGCGCCGACCCGGGTTCGCTGCTGCTGGTCGACGCCACCTCCGGGGCCGGCGGTCTGGACGTCAACGTCGGCGAGACCGACGTCTACTACTTCGCCCCGCAGAAGTGCTTCGGCTCCGACGGCGGCCTCTGGATCGCGCTGATGTCGCCGGCGGCGCTGGAGCGGGCCACCGAGATCAAGGCCTCGGGCCGGTACGTCCCGGCCTTCCTCGACCTGGTCACCGCGATCGACAACTCGCGGCTGGAGCAGACCTACAACACCCCGGCGCTGGCCACCATCTTCCTGGCCGCCGAGCAGACCGACTGGATGAACGCGCAGGGCGGACTCTCCTGGGCCGCCAAGCGCACCGCCGAGAGCGCCGCGACGGTCTACGGCTGGGCCGAGCGCTCCGCCGTCGCGACCCCGTTCGTCACCGACCCGGCACTGCGTTCCAACGTGGTCGCCACCATCGACTTCGCCGACGGGGTGGACGCCTCGGCGATCGCGAAGGCGCTGCGGGCGAACGGCGTCGTGGACACCGAGCCGTACCGCAAGCTCGGCCGTAACCAGCTCCGGGTGGCGCTCTTCCCGGCGGTGGAGCCGGCCGACGTCGAGGCGCTGACCGCCTCGATCGACTACGTCGTGGAGCGGCTCTAG
- the sepH gene encoding septation protein SepH yields the protein MRPVRFVALSEDGQALVLADEVGRLLALPIDERVTNVLHAEPGAPPLAVATERAPDPIPSLSPRDIQARIRSGESAEDVARVAGVPVDRVLRYAGPVLQERAMLAQHARRTRLKGAEKPTPLAEVVNGRLAQHGIDTEKISWDAYRRDDGTWRIIATWPSGKATAQAVWDLDKTRQNVTPHDDMAQYLCAERPTPILGQEPPERGHALPGPSRGEPSRGGHGLPAAVERTRTGRDPIRAGRDALLASLDRPLGSTSGRGLEPRTPAALGDETPRQRAISGGAAALLGGGQGSAFDDDSDAPKEVPAVPSLAVLRPRRTGAPAAETPAEAAGKPRKRLPSWDDVLFGSGPAARESS from the coding sequence ATGCGCCCAGTACGCTTCGTCGCCCTCTCCGAGGACGGCCAGGCCCTGGTGCTCGCCGACGAGGTGGGGCGACTGCTCGCCCTGCCCATCGACGAGCGCGTCACCAACGTGCTGCACGCCGAGCCCGGCGCGCCGCCGCTGGCCGTCGCGACCGAACGGGCCCCCGACCCGATCCCCTCGCTCTCCCCGCGGGACATCCAGGCCCGGATCCGCTCCGGCGAGTCCGCCGAGGACGTGGCCCGGGTCGCCGGCGTCCCGGTCGACCGGGTCCTGCGGTACGCCGGCCCGGTGCTCCAGGAGCGGGCCATGCTCGCCCAGCACGCCCGGCGCACCCGCCTCAAGGGCGCCGAGAAGCCCACCCCGCTCGCCGAGGTGGTCAACGGCCGGCTGGCCCAGCACGGGATCGACACCGAGAAGATCTCCTGGGACGCGTACCGTCGCGACGACGGCACCTGGCGGATCATCGCCACCTGGCCCTCCGGCAAGGCCACCGCTCAGGCGGTCTGGGATCTCGACAAGACCCGGCAGAACGTCACGCCGCACGACGACATGGCGCAGTATCTCTGCGCCGAGCGGCCCACCCCGATCCTCGGCCAGGAGCCGCCGGAGCGGGGCCACGCGCTGCCCGGCCCGTCGCGCGGTGAGCCGAGCCGGGGCGGCCACGGCCTGCCGGCTGCCGTCGAGCGCACCCGGACCGGTCGTGACCCGATCCGCGCCGGCCGGGACGCCCTGCTCGCCTCGCTGGACCGGCCGCTCGGCTCGACCTCCGGCCGGGGCCTCGAACCACGCACCCCGGCCGCCCTCGGCGACGAGACGCCCCGCCAGCGGGCGATCAGCGGGGGTGCGGCAGCGCTGCTCGGCGGCGGCCAGGGTTCGGCATTCGACGACGACTCGGACGCGCCGAAGGAGGTGCCGGCCGTGCCGTCGCTGGCGGTGCTCCGGCCCCGCCGCACCGGCGCGCCCGCTGCCGAGACCCCTGCCGAGGCTGCCGGCAAGCCACGTAAGCGGCTGCCGAGCTGGGACGACGTCCTCTTCGGGTCCGGTCCGGCGGCCCGCGAGTCCTCCTGA
- a CDS encoding aldo/keto reductase, translating into MEYTNLGRTGLSVSRLCLGTMNFGPQTSEPDSFAIMDRALEHGLNFFDTANVYGWQTGEGVTEQIIGRWFAQGGGRREKVVLATKVYGKMGDWPNDQGLSARHIVRACEDSLRRLRTDTIDLYQMHHISRSTPWEEIWQAMETLVAQGKVLYVGSSNFAGWHLAVAQAAAGRRNFLGLVSEQCIYNLMTRHAELEVIPAAQQLGLGIIPWSPLHGGLLAGVLAKMAAGGAARGTTGRSGDALAAHRETIEAYEQLCADLGHDPADVALGWLLSRPGVTAPIIGPRTVEQLDRTLGALAVRLDEATGERLDELFPPIGSGGPAPEAWAW; encoded by the coding sequence ATGGAGTACACGAACCTCGGCCGCACCGGCCTCTCGGTCAGCCGGCTCTGCCTCGGCACCATGAACTTCGGACCGCAGACCAGCGAACCCGACAGCTTCGCGATCATGGACCGCGCCCTGGAGCACGGCCTGAACTTCTTCGACACCGCCAACGTCTACGGCTGGCAGACCGGCGAGGGTGTCACCGAGCAGATCATCGGGCGCTGGTTCGCCCAGGGCGGCGGTCGCCGGGAGAAGGTCGTGCTGGCCACCAAGGTCTACGGCAAGATGGGCGACTGGCCGAACGACCAGGGCCTCTCCGCCCGGCACATCGTCCGGGCCTGTGAGGACTCGCTGCGCCGGCTCCGCACCGACACCATCGACCTGTACCAGATGCACCACATCTCCCGGAGCACGCCGTGGGAGGAGATCTGGCAGGCCATGGAGACCCTGGTCGCCCAGGGCAAGGTGCTCTACGTCGGCTCGTCGAACTTCGCGGGCTGGCACCTGGCCGTCGCGCAGGCCGCCGCCGGACGGCGCAACTTCCTCGGGCTCGTCTCCGAGCAGTGCATCTACAACCTGATGACCCGGCACGCCGAGCTGGAGGTCATCCCGGCCGCCCAGCAGCTCGGCCTCGGCATCATCCCGTGGTCGCCGCTGCACGGCGGGCTGCTCGCCGGGGTGCTGGCCAAGATGGCCGCCGGTGGGGCGGCGCGCGGCACGACCGGCCGTTCCGGCGACGCGTTGGCCGCCCACCGCGAGACCATCGAGGCGTACGAGCAGCTCTGCGCGGACCTCGGCCACGACCCGGCCGACGTGGCGCTGGGCTGGCTGCTCTCCCGCCCGGGGGTGACCGCGCCGATCATCGGTCCGCGTACCGTCGAGCAGCTCGACCGGACCCTCGGTGCCCTGGCGGTCCGCCTCGACGAGGCGACCGGGGAACGGCTCGACGAGCTCTTCCCGCCGATCGGCAGCGGCGGTCCCGCCCCGGAGGCGTGGGCCTGGTAG
- the thpR gene encoding RNA 2',3'-cyclic phosphodiesterase: MRLFVALHPPAQAMADLAAQVARLRVGLAAAAGTNVRLADPADAHVTVAFLGEVAEDRLPAVRDALGRAVGACRGPEPPRLRFGGGGRFGSGRRTVLWVDVLGEVERLGTLAGRIRDELDAAGLPYDDRPFRPHLTIARPGDRIDVEEDRITLGRYLGPSWPATEVVLVRSHLGPVGGHLGPVRRYEHLAAWPL; encoded by the coding sequence ATGAGGCTCTTCGTCGCGCTCCACCCGCCCGCCCAGGCGATGGCGGATCTCGCCGCGCAGGTCGCCCGGCTGCGGGTCGGACTGGCCGCCGCAGCCGGCACCAACGTACGACTGGCCGACCCGGCGGACGCGCACGTGACCGTCGCCTTCCTCGGCGAGGTCGCCGAGGACCGGCTGCCCGCCGTCCGGGACGCGCTGGGCCGGGCGGTCGGCGCGTGCCGGGGACCGGAACCGCCCCGGCTCCGGTTCGGCGGCGGCGGCCGGTTCGGGTCCGGCCGGCGCACCGTGCTCTGGGTGGACGTGCTCGGCGAGGTGGAGCGGCTGGGGACGCTCGCCGGGCGGATCCGGGACGAGCTGGATGCCGCCGGGCTGCCGTACGACGACCGGCCGTTCCGGCCCCACCTCACCATCGCCCGCCCCGGCGACCGGATCGACGTCGAGGAGGACCGGATCACGCTGGGCAGGTACCTCGGGCCGAGCTGGCCGGCGACCGAGGTGGTCCTGGTCCGCAGCCACCTCGGCCCGGTCGGCGGCCACCTCGGCCCGGTCCGCCGGTACGAGCACCTCGCCGCCTGGCCGCTGTGA
- a CDS encoding MFS transporter has translation MRTKLSTMFQSLQIRNYRLFASGQLIKLIGVWMMFIAQDWLVLDLSGDSATALGIVTALQFAPVLLLTLLSGRLADRYDKRLLLFVANAFWSVLALGMSLLVLTGLVQLWHVYLFAVLLGVANAVEVPVRQAFVSELVGTPLLPNALALSAATFNSARIIGPALAGIAIALVDVGPVFLVSALSSLAPLANVVRMNPAELYREDLRPVKERDSAKVVDGLRYVAKRPDLLLPMALMSIIGMSLFNFQITLAALAKTVFDTGAASFGLFTTTLAVGSLAGALAGSGRRSRPSVWTVLGAAVACSVFGVLVGLAPAYWLVVALLLPTGFFVLYFAQAANQRVQLGTDAAFRGRVMALWVLVFLGTNPVGAPLIGWVAETYGAGVSIWAGGLISLTVALIALTWQLRRSGARIRLRVNPLPRLYVVPPPTVDLPGRGTCGTRVPAEAGVR, from the coding sequence GTGCGGACGAAGCTGAGCACGATGTTCCAGTCCCTGCAGATCCGAAACTACCGGCTCTTCGCGTCCGGGCAGCTGATCAAGTTGATCGGCGTCTGGATGATGTTCATCGCCCAGGACTGGCTCGTCCTCGACCTCTCCGGCGACTCTGCCACCGCGCTCGGCATCGTCACCGCGCTCCAGTTCGCCCCGGTCCTGCTCCTCACCCTCCTCTCCGGCCGCCTCGCCGACCGGTACGACAAGCGCCTGCTCCTCTTCGTCGCCAACGCGTTCTGGAGCGTGCTCGCGCTCGGGATGAGCCTGCTGGTTCTCACCGGCCTGGTGCAGCTCTGGCACGTCTACCTCTTCGCCGTGCTGCTCGGCGTCGCCAACGCGGTGGAGGTCCCGGTCCGGCAGGCGTTCGTCTCCGAGCTGGTCGGCACGCCGCTGCTGCCGAACGCGCTCGCCCTCTCGGCGGCCACCTTCAACAGCGCCCGGATCATCGGCCCCGCGCTCGCCGGCATCGCCATCGCCCTCGTTGACGTCGGCCCGGTCTTCCTGGTCAGCGCGCTCAGCTCGCTCGCCCCGCTGGCCAACGTGGTCCGGATGAACCCCGCCGAGCTGTACCGGGAGGACCTCCGTCCGGTGAAGGAGCGCGACTCGGCCAAGGTGGTCGACGGACTGCGCTACGTCGCCAAGCGCCCCGACCTGCTGCTGCCCATGGCGCTGATGTCGATCATCGGGATGAGCCTGTTCAACTTCCAGATCACCCTCGCCGCCCTCGCCAAGACCGTCTTCGACACCGGCGCGGCCTCGTTCGGCCTCTTCACCACCACGCTCGCGGTGGGCTCGCTCGCCGGTGCCCTGGCCGGTAGCGGACGGCGCAGCCGACCGTCGGTCTGGACGGTGCTCGGCGCGGCGGTCGCCTGCTCGGTGTTCGGCGTCCTGGTCGGGCTCGCACCCGCGTACTGGCTGGTCGTCGCATTGCTCCTGCCGACCGGGTTCTTCGTGCTCTACTTCGCCCAGGCCGCCAACCAGCGGGTGCAGCTCGGCACCGACGCCGCCTTCCGGGGCCGGGTGATGGCGCTGTGGGTGCTGGTCTTCCTCGGCACCAACCCGGTCGGCGCGCCCCTCATCGGCTGGGTCGCCGAGACGTACGGCGCGGGCGTGAGCATCTGGGCGGGCGGGCTGATCTCGCTCACCGTCGCCCTGATCGCCCTGACCTGGCAACTGCGCCGCTCGGGTGCCCGGATCCGACTGCGGGTCAATCCGCTGCCCCGCCTCTACGTCGTTCCGCCGCCGACCGTCGACCTGCCCGGTCGCGGCACCTGTGGGACGCGCGTACCCGCGGAGGCCGGTGTCCGCTGA
- a CDS encoding MarR family winged helix-turn-helix transcriptional regulator → MTERTVTTRRVAPTQLAQQLRDALTRLNRRVRQARPVGDLTVTQLSALTSLRLAGALTPRELADVERVQPPTMTRIVAKLEERGLVRRTPHPTDGRQVILAATEGGQAVLDQFERARDEWLASRLADLTEEERDTLRHAAEILQRLARG, encoded by the coding sequence GTGACGGAGCGGACGGTGACGACGAGGCGCGTGGCACCGACGCAACTGGCGCAACAACTGCGTGATGCGCTCACCCGGCTCAACCGGCGGGTCCGCCAGGCCCGCCCGGTGGGTGACCTCACGGTGACTCAGCTCTCCGCCCTGACCAGCCTCCGGCTGGCGGGCGCGCTGACCCCTCGGGAACTGGCCGACGTCGAACGGGTGCAACCGCCGACGATGACCAGGATCGTCGCGAAGTTGGAGGAGCGGGGCCTCGTGCGCCGCACCCCCCACCCGACCGACGGCCGGCAGGTCATCCTGGCGGCCACCGAAGGGGGGCAGGCCGTGCTCGACCAGTTCGAGCGGGCCCGCGACGAGTGGCTGGCCAGCCGGCTGGCCGACCTCACCGAAGAGGAACGCGACACTCTGCGGCACGCCGCCGAGATCCTGCAGCGACTCGCCCGCGGCTGA
- a CDS encoding NCS2 family permease has product MDKAPSETGTPLGSAHPRSGFDRFFEISARGSTVGREVRGGLATFFTMAYIVVLNPLIIGGAVDGEGERLAIPALAAATALVAGVMTLLMGVVGRFPLALAAGLGVNALVAYEIAPQMTWADAMGLVVIEGVIIAVLVLTGLRTAVFRSVPTQMKTAIGVGIGLFLTIIGLVDAGFVRRVPDAANTTVPVGLGIGGKLVSWPMLVFVLGLLLTLVLVVRKVRGAILIGILASTVLAIIVEAVANVGPSVVNGEPNPKGWALNVPELPKTVVDVPDLSLLGNFNVLDSWSQAGWLVVLMFVFTLLITDFFDTMGTMVAVGQEGDMLDERGTPPRAKEILLVDSIAAAAGGAASTSSNTSYIESAAGVAEGARTGAANLVTGGLFLLAMFLAPLVVIVPFEAASTALVVVGFLMMTAVRTIDWTDYEIAIPAFLTIVLMPFTYSISNGIGAGLITYVVVKLAKGKAREVHPLLYGVAALFVVYFLRGPVEAALL; this is encoded by the coding sequence ATGGACAAAGCCCCGTCCGAGACCGGAACACCGCTCGGCTCCGCCCACCCCCGCAGCGGCTTCGACCGGTTCTTCGAGATCTCCGCCCGAGGCTCGACGGTGGGCCGCGAGGTGCGCGGCGGTCTCGCCACCTTCTTCACCATGGCCTACATCGTGGTGCTGAACCCGCTGATCATCGGTGGCGCGGTCGACGGCGAGGGTGAGCGGCTGGCGATCCCCGCCCTGGCGGCGGCGACCGCGCTGGTCGCCGGGGTGATGACCCTCCTGATGGGTGTGGTGGGCCGGTTCCCGTTGGCGCTCGCCGCCGGGCTCGGCGTGAACGCGCTGGTCGCGTACGAGATCGCGCCCCAGATGACCTGGGCGGACGCGATGGGCCTGGTGGTGATCGAGGGTGTGATCATCGCCGTGCTGGTGCTCACCGGGCTGCGGACCGCGGTGTTCCGCTCCGTGCCGACCCAGATGAAGACCGCGATCGGGGTCGGCATCGGCCTCTTCCTGACCATCATCGGCCTGGTCGACGCCGGGTTCGTCCGTCGGGTGCCGGACGCGGCGAACACCACCGTGCCGGTCGGGCTGGGCATCGGCGGCAAGCTGGTGAGCTGGCCGATGCTGGTCTTCGTGCTCGGCCTGCTGCTCACCCTGGTGCTGGTGGTACGCAAGGTCCGGGGCGCGATCCTGATCGGCATCCTCGCCTCGACGGTGCTGGCGATCATCGTGGAGGCGGTGGCGAACGTCGGCCCGTCGGTGGTGAACGGGGAACCCAACCCGAAGGGCTGGGCGCTCAACGTGCCGGAGCTGCCGAAGACCGTGGTGGACGTGCCGGACCTCTCCCTGCTCGGCAACTTCAACGTGCTGGATTCGTGGAGCCAGGCCGGCTGGTTGGTCGTGCTGATGTTCGTCTTCACCCTGCTGATCACGGACTTCTTCGACACGATGGGGACGATGGTCGCGGTCGGCCAGGAGGGCGACATGCTCGACGAGCGTGGCACCCCGCCCCGGGCCAAGGAGATCCTGCTGGTCGACTCGATCGCGGCGGCGGCCGGTGGCGCGGCGAGCACGTCGAGCAACACCTCGTACATCGAGAGCGCCGCGGGTGTCGCGGAGGGTGCCCGGACCGGCGCGGCGAACCTGGTCACCGGCGGGCTGTTCCTGCTGGCGATGTTCCTCGCGCCGCTGGTGGTGATCGTGCCGTTCGAGGCGGCGTCGACGGCGCTGGTGGTGGTCGGCTTCCTGATGATGACCGCGGTGCGGACCATCGACTGGACCGACTACGAGATCGCCATCCCGGCGTTCCTCACCATCGTGCTGATGCCCTTCACCTACTCGATCTCCAACGGGATCGGCGCGGGTCTGATCACGTACGTGGTGGTGAAGCTGGCGAAGGGGAAGGCCCGCGAGGTCCACCCGCTGTTGTACGGGGTGGCCGCCCTCTTCGTGGTGTACTTCCTTCGCGGGCCGGTCGAAGCCGCCCTCCTGTGA
- a CDS encoding DUF2530 domain-containing protein, with product MPRQQPPRPEPLDPPMVPFALAGLAIWAVVGLTLLVFFRDWLITNGHENWLWTCLAGFLWGFPGLAVMMRHDANRRRRRARR from the coding sequence GTGCCCAGACAACAGCCACCGCGGCCGGAGCCGCTCGACCCGCCGATGGTGCCTTTCGCCCTCGCCGGGTTGGCGATCTGGGCCGTCGTCGGGCTGACACTCCTGGTCTTCTTCCGCGACTGGCTCATTACGAACGGTCACGAGAACTGGCTCTGGACCTGCCTGGCCGGCTTCCTGTGGGGCTTTCCCGGTCTGGCCGTGATGATGCGGCACGACGCGAACCGGCGACGCCGCCGCGCGCGCCGCTGA
- a CDS encoding DUF3027 domain-containing protein, with amino-acid sequence MCTILAHRPGRRRNCPGRRVSGSPCRSAPRMGDNGQVTRPASARARLDQVCAAAVEVARDGITEVEPSDVGDHLKAVAEGDRLVTHYFECRLPGYRGWRWAVTVTRVPRSRNVTICETILLPGPDALLAPGWLPWQERLQPGDLGPGDLLPTPPDDERLAPGYVLSDDPAVEETAWELGLGRSRVFSREGRMDTAQRWYDGDHGPGAAISVAAPAPARCGSCGFYLPLAGALRQSFGACGNFYAPDDGRVVSVDHGCGAHSEALVETAEAAVDELPTIYDDSAVEELSVSRAPGSVEATEPGEPYGHP; translated from the coding sequence ATGTGCACCATCCTCGCCCATCGTCCCGGCCGACGTCGCAACTGCCCGGGAAGACGTGTGTCGGGGAGTCCCTGTCGGTCCGCGCCGCGCATGGGGGACAATGGACAGGTGACCAGGCCCGCCTCCGCCCGCGCCCGTCTCGACCAGGTCTGCGCCGCCGCCGTCGAGGTGGCCCGCGACGGCATCACCGAGGTGGAGCCCTCGGATGTCGGCGACCACTTGAAGGCCGTCGCCGAGGGTGACCGGCTCGTCACCCACTACTTCGAGTGTCGGCTTCCGGGCTACCGGGGTTGGCGTTGGGCGGTGACCGTCACCCGCGTCCCGCGCAGCCGTAACGTCACGATCTGTGAGACCATCCTGTTGCCCGGCCCGGACGCGCTGCTCGCGCCGGGCTGGCTTCCCTGGCAGGAGCGGCTCCAGCCGGGTGATCTCGGCCCTGGCGATCTGCTGCCCACCCCGCCGGACGACGAGCGACTGGCCCCGGGCTACGTGCTCTCCGACGACCCGGCGGTCGAGGAGACCGCCTGGGAGCTGGGGCTCGGCCGGTCCCGGGTGTTCTCCCGGGAAGGGCGGATGGACACCGCCCAGCGGTGGTACGACGGCGACCACGGTCCCGGTGCGGCGATCTCGGTGGCCGCTCCCGCCCCCGCGCGCTGCGGGTCGTGCGGGTTCTACCTCCCGCTGGCCGGGGCGCTGCGGCAGTCCTTCGGCGCCTGTGGCAACTTCTACGCTCCCGACGACGGTCGGGTGGTCAGCGTCGACCACGGGTGCGGCGCGCACTCCGAGGCCCTGGTCGAGACGGCCGAGGCCGCGGTCGACGAGCTGCCCACCATCTACGACGACAGCGCGGTCGAGGAGCTGTCGGTGAGCCGGGCGCCCGGCTCGGTCGAGGCCACCGAGCCAGGGGAGCCGTACGGCCACCCCTGA
- a CDS encoding MFS transporter, with the protein MPLFSRSGRSVLGTTVGTGVRTTRRLFRGSVNGGMWMGRRFGRARARSAGGEIGMVRLFDLHAVSCAGDTLIAIGLAGTIFFNVPLGEARSKVAIYLLVTMVPFAMLAPVVGPLLDHFRHGRRYALAATMLGRAFLAWMISDYIHGFGLYPAAFGVLALSRAYGVARSAAVPRLLPEGLGLSQVGARASVYGTIAGGLVAPIGLAAFWFGPQWPLRVASLIFLAGMVIALRLPPRADSEPPERVPRPLRRAFGRDGERPLGRGRPAGRLVLATLIGAATLRAVYGFLLLFLAFAIKAGDLPTVVLGRDLGDEAALGLVGAALAVGTFLATAVGTRLRIHHPALIQSSGMVIVAGVAVFATIRFSLEMVAALCLVAALSSGIAKLAVDASIQERIPERLRASSFAHSETALMLAFVAGGGLGLVPFDGRIGIGVAAAAGTLAAVRGMLVTNRLRGERLLGRPLGDEELADTTDPADPGPAPSGATDPSGPAATPTPEPVPAGSTAPPTGPTTTSAPTGPATTTSAPARPSASTPPRPQPPSPPPARPPAPTSPEDERLVPPGFHLYRPSPAADRSEGEDRQDSQGPVA; encoded by the coding sequence ATGCCGCTGTTCTCCCGCTCCGGGCGCTCCGTCCTCGGGACGACCGTCGGCACGGGCGTCCGCACCACCCGCAGACTCTTCCGGGGGTCGGTCAACGGCGGCATGTGGATGGGACGACGGTTCGGCCGGGCCCGGGCCCGCAGCGCCGGGGGCGAGATCGGCATGGTCCGCCTCTTCGACCTGCACGCCGTCTCCTGCGCCGGGGACACGCTCATCGCGATCGGCCTGGCCGGAACGATCTTCTTCAACGTCCCGCTCGGCGAGGCCCGCAGCAAGGTCGCGATCTACCTGCTGGTGACGATGGTGCCGTTCGCGATGCTGGCGCCGGTGGTCGGTCCGCTACTCGACCACTTCCGGCACGGCCGGCGCTACGCCCTGGCGGCCACCATGCTGGGCCGGGCGTTCCTGGCCTGGATGATCTCCGACTACATCCACGGCTTCGGGCTCTACCCGGCGGCGTTCGGGGTGCTCGCCCTCTCCCGCGCCTACGGGGTGGCCCGGTCCGCGGCCGTGCCCCGGCTGCTCCCCGAGGGGCTCGGCCTCTCCCAGGTCGGCGCACGGGCCAGCGTCTACGGCACCATCGCCGGCGGCCTCGTCGCACCGATCGGGCTCGCCGCGTTCTGGTTCGGCCCGCAGTGGCCGCTCCGGGTCGCCTCGCTCATCTTCCTGGCCGGCATGGTGATCGCCCTGCGCCTCCCGCCCCGCGCCGACTCCGAACCGCCGGAACGCGTTCCCCGCCCGCTGCGTCGGGCGTTCGGCCGCGACGGTGAACGGCCCCTGGGGCGTGGACGCCCGGCGGGCCGGCTGGTGCTGGCCACCCTGATCGGCGCTGCCACCCTCCGCGCCGTGTACGGCTTCCTACTGCTCTTCCTCGCCTTCGCGATCAAGGCCGGGGACCTGCCCACCGTGGTCCTCGGCCGGGACCTCGGAGACGAGGCCGCCCTCGGTCTGGTCGGCGCGGCGTTGGCCGTGGGCACCTTCCTGGCCACCGCCGTCGGCACCCGGCTCCGCATCCACCACCCGGCGCTGATCCAGTCCAGCGGCATGGTCATCGTGGCCGGGGTGGCGGTCTTCGCCACCATCCGGTTCTCCCTGGAGATGGTGGCCGCGCTCTGCCTGGTGGCCGCCCTGAGCAGCGGTATCGCCAAGCTCGCCGTGGACGCGTCGATCCAGGAACGCATCCCGGAGCGGCTGCGGGCCAGCTCCTTCGCCCACTCCGAGACCGCGCTGATGCTCGCCTTCGTGGCCGGCGGCGGCCTCGGGCTGGTTCCCTTCGACGGGCGGATCGGCATCGGCGTGGCCGCCGCCGCCGGCACGCTCGCCGCCGTCCGGGGCATGCTGGTCACCAACCGGCTGCGCGGGGAACGCCTGCTCGGCCGACCGCTCGGCGACGAGGAACTCGCCGACACCACCGACCCGGCGGATCCCGGCCCGGCCCCGTCGGGCGCCACCGATCCGTCCGGCCCGGCGGCGACACCGACCCCCGAGCCCGTTCCGGCCGGCTCGACGGCCCCGCCCACCGGCCCGACCACCACCTCCGCTCCGACCGGCCCGGCCACCACCACGTCCGCACCGGCACGACCGTCCGCGTCCACCCCGCCCCGGCCCCAGCCTCCATCCCCGCCTCCGGCCCGTCCGCCGGCACCCACCTCGCCCGAGGACGAACGGTTGGTCCCTCCCGGTTTCCACCTCTACCGTCCCTCGCCGGCAGCCGACCGGTCGGAGGGCGAGGACCGCCAGGACTCCCAGGGGCCGGTGGCGTGA
- a CDS encoding futalosine hydrolase, which produces MTGLLVVTAVPAEAEAVRTGLTDPTATVVPVGVGPAVAGAATARLLALAEAAGRPYRGVVSAGVAGGFAHRVAVGGTVLAKRSLAADLGAESPEGFIPIDELGMTAEQLGGAVAVEADRALLAALRSALPDAVVGTVLTVGTVTGTAASTRALAVRHPDAVAEAMEGHGVAVAATQAGLPFVEIRTISNPIGPRDRDAWRLREALTALGSAAAALDALGADGG; this is translated from the coding sequence GTGACCGGCCTCCTCGTGGTGACCGCGGTTCCCGCCGAGGCGGAGGCGGTGCGTACCGGACTGACCGATCCGACGGCGACGGTCGTCCCGGTCGGGGTCGGGCCGGCCGTGGCGGGCGCGGCCACCGCACGACTGCTGGCGCTCGCCGAGGCCGCCGGACGCCCGTACCGCGGCGTGGTCAGCGCCGGTGTGGCCGGCGGCTTCGCCCACCGGGTGGCGGTGGGCGGGACGGTGCTCGCCAAGCGCAGCCTCGCGGCCGACCTGGGCGCGGAGTCACCGGAGGGGTTCATCCCGATCGACGAGCTGGGCATGACCGCCGAGCAACTCGGCGGCGCGGTCGCCGTCGAGGCGGACCGGGCCCTGCTCGCCGCCCTGCGGTCGGCCCTGCCGGACGCGGTGGTCGGAACGGTGCTGACCGTCGGCACCGTGACCGGCACCGCGGCCAGCACCCGGGCCCTCGCCGTACGGCATCCCGACGCGGTGGCCGAGGCGATGGAGGGGCACGGCGTGGCGGTCGCCGCCACCCAGGCCGGGCTTCCCTTCGTGGAGATCCGGACGATCTCCAACCCGATCGGGCCCCGGGACCGGGACGCGTGGCGGCTCCGGGAGGCCCTCACCGCCCTGGGTTCGGCGGCGGCGGCCCTCGACGCCCTGGGGGCCGACGGAGGCTGA